A DNA window from Maribellus comscasis contains the following coding sequences:
- a CDS encoding DUF4133 domain-containing protein yields MNTYTIQKIDTNLYIKGFSGSLVYSALYGILVALIAFVVLYIAAGTFVSVAVCVPAFFAWLYRLNRIQKKYGHRGWHKKRIARQLPEFITIKKRICQN; encoded by the coding sequence ATGAATACTTACACCATCCAAAAGATTGATACCAACCTGTACATCAAGGGATTCTCCGGTTCACTTGTCTATTCGGCCCTGTATGGAATCCTCGTAGCATTGATTGCATTTGTGGTACTCTATATTGCTGCCGGAACTTTTGTTTCGGTGGCAGTTTGTGTACCTGCCTTTTTTGCCTGGCTGTACCGCTTGAACCGGATCCAGAAGAAATACGGTCACCGGGGCTGGCACAAAAAACGGATTGCCCGGCAACTCCCTGAATTTATTACCATCAAAAAACGCATTTGTCAAAACTAG
- a CDS encoding DUF4134 domain-containing protein has protein sequence MRKKIQKVGQKSMALFALTILGVYNSFAQSSAGIDQATSEVSSYVDPVANLIIAIGAVVGLIGGVRVYIKWQSGDQDTQKAIMGWFGACLFLILVGVVIRAFFA, from the coding sequence ATGAGAAAGAAGATTCAAAAAGTCGGTCAAAAGAGTATGGCATTATTTGCCTTAACGATTTTAGGTGTTTACAACAGCTTTGCCCAGAGTTCAGCCGGGATTGACCAGGCTACTTCGGAAGTAAGTTCCTATGTGGACCCGGTAGCCAACCTGATCATAGCCATTGGCGCGGTGGTAGGTCTGATTGGTGGAGTCCGCGTCTATATCAAATGGCAAAGCGGTGATCAGGATACCCAAAAGGCCATTATGGGCTGGTTTGGCGCCTGTCTGTTTCTGATCTTGGTAGGTGTAGTAATCCGCGCATTCTTTGCATAA
- a CDS encoding ATPase produces the protein MEKKNNSEKPIPYTSKPTRITPNPYKEIAEIKDGKHRFSFGACKDWLENLGKRTYGDSFRLYPDDFPLIYSLIVYAIEDKKEAEKCNLNLKKGILLTGPIGCGKTTLMNLVKYFFQPGKQYQVKSTRDITFEFEQEGYKVINRYSKNPLNLSYTNPVPNIFCFDDLGIEQTQKHFGNECNVMAEILLSRYDLFISKGIPTHLTSNLSASEIEEKYGNRVRSRMREMFNLVAFDKESGDKRS, from the coding sequence ATGGAAAAGAAAAACAATTCGGAAAAACCAATCCCTTACACGTCGAAACCGACAAGGATTACTCCGAACCCTTATAAAGAAATCGCGGAAATCAAAGACGGAAAACACCGGTTTAGTTTTGGTGCCTGTAAGGACTGGCTCGAAAACCTGGGAAAACGGACATATGGAGATTCTTTTCGTTTGTATCCGGATGATTTTCCGCTTATTTACAGTTTGATTGTTTATGCCATTGAAGACAAAAAGGAAGCTGAAAAGTGCAACCTCAATTTGAAAAAAGGTATCCTGTTAACCGGCCCAATCGGTTGTGGAAAAACCACCTTGATGAATCTGGTGAAGTATTTCTTTCAGCCGGGAAAACAGTATCAGGTCAAATCCACCCGCGACATTACTTTTGAATTTGAACAGGAAGGCTACAAAGTGATTAACCGGTACAGCAAGAACCCGTTAAACCTGAGTTATACCAACCCGGTTCCAAATATATTCTGTTTTGACGATTTAGGAATAGAACAAACCCAGAAACACTTTGGAAACGAATGCAACGTGATGGCAGAAATCCTGCTCAGCCGTTACGATTTGTTTATCTCCAAAGGAATTCCAACGCATTTAACAAGCAATCTTTCTGCTTCAGAAATCGAAGAAAAATATGGCAACCGTGTCCGCAGCAGGATGCGCGAAATGTTCAACCTTGTGGCATTTGATAAGGAGTCGGGGGATAAAAGAAGTTGA
- a CDS encoding helix-turn-helix domain-containing protein, translating into MPTEIVTTDDLREFKIELLKEIKQLFAAHHGQPTKKWLKTYEVRKLLGISPGTLQNMRINGTLPFTKIGGVIFYDSEDIQRMMKENLVQNRFEFRRGK; encoded by the coding sequence ATGCCAACAGAAATTGTAACCACCGACGATTTACGGGAATTCAAAATTGAACTGCTCAAAGAAATCAAGCAACTCTTTGCCGCCCATCACGGGCAACCTACCAAGAAATGGCTAAAAACGTATGAAGTAAGAAAGTTGCTGGGGATTTCGCCGGGAACCCTCCAGAATATGCGAATTAACGGTACCCTTCCATTCACCAAAATAGGCGGCGTAATCTTTTACGACAGTGAAGACATTCAACGGATGATGAAAGAAAACCTGGTGCAAAACCGTTTTGAATTCCGCCGTGGTAAATGA
- a CDS encoding RteC domain-containing protein, whose protein sequence is MPRQIVEQLENDLQEISRVEHDEISKVEKAVGVSSTALLELRDYVNHSDFKNTEEEVRFFKEIKPYALGEYLYYSKLWEILIRQPVTSIRRRKKYLRQMITETQEFFNENTEFYLYYRSGSTHLDEKYFVRTEISCTLNCSRFIYDPFFSTSHDYTLAAIKANEKIAIYCNEELNKLKRWARYRLVRSDMTWDLTKRDLMLIVYGIYYTDAVNKGNTSIKDLVKGFESLFNVDLSGYYHIFYEAIQRQQPFEYLDKMKETLTKLKEESDENKRQRRRSQK, encoded by the coding sequence ATGCCGAGACAAATAGTTGAACAATTAGAAAACGATTTACAGGAAATAAGCCGTGTGGAACATGACGAAATTTCAAAGGTCGAAAAAGCAGTAGGAGTTAGCTCAACAGCGCTGTTGGAATTGCGAGACTATGTGAACCACTCAGACTTTAAAAATACGGAAGAAGAAGTCCGTTTTTTCAAAGAGATAAAACCGTATGCGCTCGGAGAATATTTATACTACTCGAAGCTCTGGGAAATTTTAATCCGGCAACCGGTAACTTCCATAAGAAGGAGAAAAAAGTATTTGAGACAAATGATAACTGAAACTCAGGAATTTTTTAATGAAAATACCGAGTTTTATCTCTATTACAGGAGTGGTTCAACCCATTTGGATGAAAAATACTTTGTGCGCACAGAAATCAGTTGTACCCTGAATTGTTCCAGGTTTATTTATGACCCGTTTTTTTCTACCAGCCATGATTATACCCTGGCAGCAATAAAAGCCAATGAGAAAATTGCCATATATTGTAATGAGGAACTTAATAAGTTAAAGCGATGGGCCAGATATCGTCTTGTCCGCAGCGACATGACCTGGGACCTCACCAAACGGGACCTAATGTTGATTGTTTACGGCATTTATTATACGGATGCAGTAAATAAAGGGAATACATCTATCAAGGATTTGGTCAAAGGTTTTGAATCCCTATTCAATGTGGATTTATCAGGTTATTACCATATTTTTTACGAAGCCATCCAGCGCCAACAACCGTTTGAATACTTAGACAAAATGAAAGAAACACTGACAAAATTGAAAGAAGAGTCGGATGAAAATAAAAGGCAAAGAAGACGAAGCCAAAAATGA
- a CDS encoding family 16 glycoside hydrolase, with translation MNNILFLSMLILISNVFLTLNVNNESEKWTTLFDGKSLNGWKVLNGTAEYKVENDEIVGTSKTVTPNTFFVTEKNYGKTELGSDIPVQVPVRSKSAI, from the coding sequence ATGAATAATATATTGTTTTTGTCAATGCTGATTTTAATATCAAATGTTTTTTTGACTTTAAATGTAAATAACGAGTCGGAGAAATGGACTACCCTTTTTGACGGCAAAAGCCTGAACGGTTGGAAAGTATTAAATGGAACAGCCGAATACAAAGTAGAGAATGATGAAATTGTCGGAACCAGTAAAACTGTTACTCCAAACACTTTTTTCGTAACAGAAAAGAACTATGGCAAAACAGAATTGGGTTCTGATATTCCAGTGCAAGTACCAGTCAGATCGAAAAGCGCAATCTGA
- a CDS encoding family 20 glycosylhydrolase, whose translation MINKYFLIILIFIASNAKIHAQEIYIIPLPKQIENGIGYFILNDATIIYYNDQQLHSLVNRFLNSVESLTGLHFSSRKVNECQKKDQAINLFLVSDDSIPYEGYELQINANSITLQATSLQGLFYGLQSFLQIIPENREYRIPCVTIKDAPRFQWRGFMLDVSRHFFSIEELKTLIDQMALYKYNVFHLHLTDDQGWRIEINAFPRLTEVGAWRVPRIGSWNELQVAQIGEKASYGGYYTKKEIMDLIQYAGERFIQIMPEIDIPGHSMAAITSYPHLSCTKKQYQVPVNSSFYGSECNTLCIGNDSTFDFVDKVLDEIVAMFPFKYVHIGGDECYKEFWKKCPDCQDLMKKNDLENEKELQSYFVKQVEKMLLEKGRKLVGWGEILEGGLAPNSTVMSWIDMTAGNNTARQGHDVIMTPRFPTYMDYYQGDFSVEPLAGKRVNRLKTCYSFDPAPNDKFISHIIGGETCLWTENIPNFRHAQYMYWPRSMALAEVYWSPNSKKNWEGFIYRMEHHMKKFDKLDYKYALSYLDAVVKPFIGRNGILYIQLGKEKKGLDIYYTFDNTFPDKYSAKYLDGQVLEIPKNAKTIIVATYENNKQIGKTISIPLNELKTRTQIKKVQGYLEFQ comes from the coding sequence ATGATTAATAAATATTTTTTAATAATACTGATTTTTATCGCATCAAATGCAAAAATCCATGCTCAGGAAATCTATATAATACCGTTACCTAAACAAATTGAAAATGGAATTGGGTATTTTATTTTGAATGATGCAACAATAATTTATTACAATGATCAACAATTGCATTCACTTGTAAATAGATTTTTGAACTCAGTGGAGTCTTTAACAGGATTACATTTTTCATCGAGAAAAGTAAATGAATGCCAAAAAAAAGATCAAGCAATAAATTTATTCTTGGTTTCAGATGATAGTATTCCTTATGAAGGATATGAACTTCAAATCAATGCAAATTCAATAACTTTACAAGCTACTTCATTGCAAGGTCTATTTTATGGATTACAGAGCTTTCTTCAGATTATTCCAGAAAATAGGGAATATCGGATTCCATGTGTTACAATCAAAGATGCCCCAAGATTTCAATGGCGAGGTTTTATGCTTGATGTAAGTAGACATTTCTTTTCCATAGAAGAGTTAAAAACATTAATAGACCAAATGGCATTATACAAATACAATGTTTTTCATTTACATTTGACTGATGATCAAGGGTGGCGTATTGAAATTAATGCTTTTCCTAGGCTAACTGAAGTAGGTGCATGGAGAGTACCTAGAATTGGTTCGTGGAATGAACTTCAGGTAGCTCAAATTGGAGAAAAAGCGAGCTATGGGGGATACTATACCAAGAAAGAAATAATGGATTTAATTCAGTATGCTGGTGAAAGATTTATTCAGATCATGCCTGAAATTGATATCCCTGGACATTCAATGGCTGCAATTACATCTTATCCACACTTGTCGTGTACTAAAAAGCAGTACCAAGTGCCTGTGAATTCTTCTTTTTATGGAAGTGAGTGCAATACCTTATGTATAGGTAATGATTCTACTTTTGATTTTGTGGACAAAGTATTAGACGAGATAGTAGCTATGTTTCCATTCAAATATGTCCATATTGGCGGAGACGAATGTTATAAGGAGTTTTGGAAAAAATGTCCTGATTGTCAGGATTTAATGAAGAAGAATGATTTGGAAAATGAAAAAGAATTACAGAGTTATTTTGTAAAACAGGTAGAGAAAATGCTCTTAGAAAAAGGGAGGAAACTTGTTGGATGGGGCGAAATATTGGAAGGGGGATTAGCTCCCAATTCAACAGTAATGAGTTGGATAGATATGACGGCAGGTAATAATACAGCAAGACAGGGGCACGATGTGATCATGACCCCAAGATTTCCTACATATATGGACTACTACCAAGGAGATTTTAGTGTTGAACCTCTGGCTGGAAAGAGAGTGAATCGGTTAAAAACATGTTACTCTTTTGACCCTGCTCCAAATGATAAATTTATTTCACACATTATAGGAGGAGAAACATGTTTGTGGACTGAGAATATTCCAAATTTTAGGCATGCACAATATATGTATTGGCCTCGATCTATGGCTCTCGCCGAAGTTTACTGGTCGCCTAATTCTAAAAAGAATTGGGAAGGATTTATTTATCGTATGGAGCATCACATGAAAAAGTTTGATAAATTAGATTATAAGTATGCTTTAAGCTATTTAGATGCGGTTGTCAAACCATTTATTGGAAGAAATGGTATCCTCTACATACAACTAGGAAAGGAAAAGAAAGGATTGGATATTTACTATACATTCGATAATACCTTCCCTGATAAATATAGTGCTAAATATCTGGACGGACAAGTACTTGAAATTCCTAAAAATGCAAAAACTATTATAGTTGCGACTTATGAGAATAATAAGCAGATTGGTAAAACTATTTCAATACCATTAAACGAACTGAAGACTCGAACTCAGATTAAAAAGGTTCAAGGATATTTAGAATTTCAATAA
- a CDS encoding LutC/YkgG family protein, with amino-acid sequence MGKHEILQTIWHNKPAFKSPPEEFKEYSTSIKQDLLEELKESLKREGVFVKELEENEVTEFITKSYRQTIDFTKMEGWKKFDENCSKTELERIENVLINGLFGVSENGAIWIDDSCIPNRLIPFISERLIIKLNKNDIISNMYLAYKKIKQKDCGFGVFVSGPSKTADIEQSLVYGAHGAIHLHMILY; translated from the coding sequence ATGGGTAAGCATGAGATTTTACAAACAATATGGCATAACAAACCAGCTTTTAAATCGCCACCGGAGGAATTCAAAGAATATTCGACATCAATAAAACAGGATTTATTGGAAGAATTAAAAGAAAGCCTGAAAAGAGAAGGAGTTTTTGTGAAAGAGTTGGAAGAAAATGAAGTGACAGAATTTATAACAAAGAGTTACAGACAAACGATAGATTTTACAAAAATGGAAGGTTGGAAGAAATTTGATGAGAATTGCTCCAAAACAGAATTGGAAAGGATTGAAAATGTTTTAATAAACGGCCTATTTGGTGTATCCGAAAATGGAGCGATTTGGATTGATGATTCATGTATCCCCAATCGTTTAATTCCATTTATTTCAGAAAGACTAATTATCAAATTGAACAAAAATGATATAATATCTAATATGTATTTAGCTTATAAAAAAATAAAACAAAAAGATTGTGGATTTGGAGTATTTGTATCTGGTCCTTCAAAGACGGCAGATATTGAACAAAGTTTGGTTTATGGGGCTCATGGAGCTATTCATTTACACATGATTTTATATTAA
- a CDS encoding LutB/LldF family L-lactate oxidation iron-sulfur protein yields the protein MMAHAKNAGKFLQDDRRSDWQDKALWAVRQKRDIAAGQVKEWEKLREQASQIKEHTLSNLDGYLLDFEEIALQNGVKVHWATDAEEFNKTVLQIIRAKNAKKVVKSKSMLTEECGLNPFLEKQGIEITDTDLGERIIQFRKEPPSHIVLPAIHLKKEEVGELFHEKLHTEKGNSDPTYLTGAARKHLRKKFLEADVAITGVNFAVAESGTVVVCTNEGNADMGVQAAKVQVHCMGIEKIIPKTEDLSVFIRLLARSATGQSITTYTSHYRKPKPRGEMHVIIVDNGRSSHLGITAHRNSLKCIRCGACMNTCPVFRRSGGHSYGSVIPGPIGSILAPVHRTKEKKDLPFASSLCGSCSNVCPVKIDIHEQLYNWRQELNEKKLLSTTKVVSLRIAGKLLSSNRLYNFSGKTARWALRHMPRKVIYNNLNVWGKGRELPEPPEESFKEWWNKNKK from the coding sequence ATGATGGCACATGCAAAAAACGCAGGAAAGTTTTTACAGGATGACCGGCGATCAGACTGGCAAGATAAAGCATTATGGGCTGTACGTCAGAAAAGAGATATAGCTGCCGGGCAGGTGAAGGAATGGGAAAAGCTCAGAGAACAGGCATCACAAATTAAAGAGCACACATTATCCAACCTGGATGGATACCTGTTAGATTTTGAGGAAATAGCCTTACAAAATGGGGTTAAGGTACACTGGGCCACTGATGCAGAAGAATTTAACAAAACAGTGTTACAAATTATCCGGGCTAAAAATGCAAAAAAGGTTGTCAAAAGCAAGTCAATGCTGACTGAAGAATGTGGCCTTAATCCTTTTCTTGAAAAACAGGGAATCGAAATCACGGATACCGACCTTGGTGAGCGAATTATCCAGTTCAGGAAAGAGCCGCCAAGCCATATTGTATTGCCTGCCATCCATCTGAAAAAAGAAGAGGTTGGGGAATTGTTCCATGAAAAATTGCATACGGAGAAAGGCAACTCAGACCCAACATACCTTACCGGGGCAGCACGAAAGCATCTGAGAAAAAAATTTCTGGAGGCAGATGTTGCTATTACCGGGGTAAATTTTGCAGTAGCAGAGAGTGGCACTGTGGTGGTGTGCACCAACGAGGGGAACGCAGATATGGGAGTTCAAGCAGCAAAAGTCCAAGTTCACTGTATGGGTATTGAGAAAATAATCCCCAAAACAGAAGATTTGAGCGTATTTATACGCTTATTGGCACGCAGCGCAACCGGACAATCAATTACAACTTATACCTCGCATTACCGGAAACCAAAACCCAGGGGAGAAATGCATGTTATAATTGTTGATAACGGACGTTCCAGTCATTTGGGTATCACTGCACATAGAAATTCATTAAAATGTATCCGTTGCGGGGCATGTATGAACACCTGCCCGGTATTCAGGAGAAGCGGTGGACACAGCTACGGAAGTGTCATCCCCGGCCCCATTGGTTCTATACTGGCCCCGGTACACCGGACGAAGGAAAAGAAAGATTTGCCTTTTGCCTCCTCATTGTGTGGTTCATGTTCCAATGTTTGTCCAGTAAAAATTGACATACACGAACAATTATATAACTGGAGGCAGGAATTAAATGAAAAAAAGCTTCTTTCCACGACAAAAGTAGTTTCATTGAGAATTGCAGGGAAATTATTATCGAGTAACAGGTTGTATAATTTTTCCGGGAAGACAGCTCGCTGGGCATTACGACATATGCCGCGAAAAGTAATTTATAATAACCTGAATGTTTGGGGGAAAGGCCGTGAACTACCAGAACCTCCCGAAGAATCTTTTAAAGAATGGTGGAATAAAAACAAAAAGTGA
- a CDS encoding (Fe-S)-binding protein: protein MNDQVTKNRIGLFIPCYIDQFYPRVGIATLGLLQKLGLEVDYPVEQTCCGQPLANSGAEKEAIPVYKNFVRNFSKYDYVVSPSGSCVYHVSEHYNILEQTDEVRKVRKNTYELCEFLVDILKVDDFGASFPHKVGLHQSCHGLRGLKLGTPSELITERNSKVHQLLNKVKGIELINLDREDECCGFGGTFSIFEPDVSVKMGKSRIHDHETNGAEIITATDMSCLMHLEGIIRREKKKVKVMHIAEILNSSNL from the coding sequence ATGAATGATCAAGTTACAAAAAATAGAATAGGTCTTTTCATTCCCTGCTACATCGACCAGTTTTACCCGCGTGTAGGAATAGCTACATTAGGATTACTGCAAAAATTGGGGCTTGAAGTAGATTATCCGGTGGAACAGACATGTTGTGGCCAGCCGTTAGCCAATAGTGGTGCTGAAAAAGAAGCTATTCCTGTGTATAAAAACTTTGTCCGTAACTTCAGCAAATATGATTACGTGGTATCTCCTTCGGGAAGTTGTGTTTACCATGTTAGTGAGCATTATAATATTTTGGAACAAACCGATGAAGTAAGAAAGGTTAGAAAAAACACCTATGAACTCTGTGAGTTTTTGGTTGATATTCTGAAAGTTGATGACTTTGGTGCCAGTTTCCCCCATAAAGTAGGCCTTCATCAAAGTTGCCACGGACTCCGGGGATTAAAACTGGGAACCCCCTCTGAGCTTATTACCGAACGAAACTCCAAAGTTCACCAGTTGCTAAATAAAGTAAAAGGCATTGAACTTATTAATCTTGACAGGGAAGATGAGTGCTGTGGCTTTGGAGGGACATTTTCAATTTTTGAGCCGGATGTGTCGGTAAAAATGGGAAAGTCAAGGATACATGACCATGAGACCAACGGCGCAGAGATTATAACAGCCACAGATATGTCGTGTTTAATGCACTTGGAAGGAATAATCAGGAGAGAAAAGAAAAAGGTTAAAGTGATGCACATTGCCGAAATCCTAAACAGTAGTAACTTATGA
- a CDS encoding ROK family protein, with protein sequence MKSYLSIDAGGTFLKSAVLSSEGEIFRESVFSVESFSGGTKEKIFGAFTKIILKGLDFADDKGMELRGVGVAFPGPFDIEKAIPLMQHKFQSIYGINLRDVFYKMSGLPENIPIKFIHDANAVLAGELWKGNAKEFSNAAVVTLGTGLGFALAEEGKLLCNSVGGPFMSIFQLPYKEGILEDYVSKRGFIKIYQELNSKINCNGLEVSDIGKLANNGDENSIWTFQKAGEILGESLKDILVEQKIECLLFGGQISRSFSYMKEPLQKVLKNVSSLKKINVVKSIDYAALWGALNTVLYNE encoded by the coding sequence ATGAAGAGTTATTTATCCATTGACGCCGGAGGCACATTTCTGAAATCTGCTGTTCTATCTTCCGAAGGAGAAATATTCCGGGAGTCAGTCTTCTCTGTGGAATCATTTTCAGGAGGTACTAAAGAAAAAATATTTGGGGCCTTCACAAAAATTATTTTGAAAGGCCTGGACTTTGCAGATGATAAAGGAATGGAGTTGAGGGGAGTTGGTGTTGCATTCCCTGGCCCGTTCGATATTGAAAAGGCAATACCGTTAATGCAACATAAATTTCAGAGTATCTATGGCATCAATTTGCGTGATGTTTTCTATAAAATGTCAGGATTACCGGAAAATATTCCAATAAAATTTATTCATGATGCCAATGCTGTTTTGGCAGGTGAATTATGGAAAGGAAATGCCAAAGAGTTTAGTAATGCAGCTGTTGTTACGCTGGGAACTGGTTTGGGCTTTGCTCTTGCCGAAGAAGGAAAATTACTTTGTAATTCTGTTGGTGGTCCGTTTATGTCCATTTTTCAACTTCCTTATAAAGAAGGGATTTTGGAAGATTATGTCTCGAAGAGGGGATTTATAAAAATTTATCAGGAGTTAAACAGTAAGATAAATTGTAATGGATTGGAAGTCTCTGATATTGGAAAATTGGCCAATAATGGTGATGAAAATAGTATCTGGACCTTTCAAAAAGCAGGGGAAATTTTAGGGGAATCACTTAAAGATATCCTTGTGGAGCAAAAAATCGAATGTTTGCTTTTTGGCGGGCAGATATCCCGATCATTTTCCTACATGAAAGAGCCATTACAGAAGGTGCTGAAAAATGTAAGCTCACTAAAAAAAATTAATGTTGTAAAAAGTATCGATTATGCAGCTTTATGGGGAGCGCTAAATACTGTTTTGTACAATGAATGA